A stretch of DNA from Elusimicrobiota bacterium:
GCTCCCGAGCGTTAGTACATCATGGGCTTTAACTTCAACGCTGCACGTTTTTTGTCCAAATGTTCTATTATAAGTTTTGCTGCTTTTATCGGATCGGGTTCAAACGCAAATTTTCCGCCTACTATATTTTCAATATCATCCGTTAGATACTTTGTCAGGTTTTTTCCACCCATAATAGGGAGCGGAAGACCTAAAACCGTATAAATACCTGATGCAATAGCATAAAATCCAATACATACCGCTTTTTCAGACATCCATTCAGGAGCTGCAGCAGCAACAGGTAAATCGGAAATATCTTCACCTAATCCGCCTTCAGTTAAAACATTGCAAAGGGTTGTTAAAATCCTTGAAATATCAACACAAGCGCCCATATGCAAAACAGGCGGTATACCGACTGCTTCACAAATTTCCTGGAGACCTTTTCCTGCATATTTTTTTGCTGCCTCAGGAAGAAGTAATCCTGCTTTAGCAGAGGCAATTGCAGAACATCCTGTTGTAACAACCAGAACATCATTTTTTAGGAGTTCTTTTGTAAGTTCAATGTGCGCCCAGTCGTGTTTCACTTTAGGATTATTACAACCGACAATTCCAACCGCACCACGCAGACGTCCTGAAATTATAGCATCGTTGAGCGGCCTGTATGTAGCTCTATATTTTCCTCCGAGCATCTTAAAAATGTATTCAGTTGTAAAACCGGCGACTAATTCCATCTTTTCTTTCGGAATATTAACAAGTTCTTTTTTCCTATTTTTGTAATTTTCAATAGCAAGCCGGACAATTTTTTTAGCAATCGGCAGTGCTTCTTCCTCTGAGAATTCTATGTGTTCAACACCCGGAAATTTTGCTTTCGGTGAAGTCGAAACTACTTTTGTATGAAAACAACCGGCAAGTTTACCTAACGCAGGCATAACACACTGGACATCAGTAATAAACACCTCAACGGCACCCGTTATGATGGCAAGTTCCTGCTGTAAGAAATTACCTGCAATCGGTATACCTCTTCTCATTAGAATTTCATTTGCAGTACAGCAGATACCCGCAAGGTTTATTCCTTTTGCACCGTAACTTTTTGCAAGTTCCAAAAGTTCTTTATCCTGCGAAGCGGTAACGACAACATCCGACAGTAATGGTTCGTGCCCGTGAACAATTATATTTACTTCGTCTTCTTTTATTACACCAAGATTTGATACGGAACGTATCGGAGTAGGGGAACCAAACAGAACATCCTGCAAGTCGGTAGCAATCATACTTCCACCCCAGCCGTTTGATAGTGATGCCCGCATCCCCTGCTGAAGTATATTTTTATAATCGCTATCAACTCCCATTGTAGTTCTATTCATAAGCTCTACTATTTCTTTGTCAATACCTCGCGGCATAATTTTATTTTTTCTCCAGAGATCCTGTCTTTTTTGTGGAGCGCGGTGTGTTAGATCCAACTCCCCTTCCTGCTGACCAAACTCTGAAAGGAATTTTTCAGCTACGTCATGAGCGATTTCTTCAATCTTTCTACTTTCTGTATTTATGCTTAACTCTTTTGCAAGATTTAAGAGTTTTTCTTCTCCTTTTATTCCATAACCTTTTGTTTTACCTTCAGCTGTTTTAAGTAAAGTGTGCGCAACATCCCTGCCATGGTCGGTATGGGCTGCACCGCCTGCGGCTATCATTCTGACAAGATTTCTTGCGGCGATTGTATCGGCGTTCGCACCGCATATTCCCTCAGTATTGCCTTCGCCGAAAGGGTCAATTCTACAAGGACCCATTACGCAATTTCTACAACATACTCCAAGTTGCCCAAACCCACATTCCGGTTCCATTGCTTCATACCTATCAAACGCTGTAGTAATTGCTTTTTGACAAGATACATTTAACATATCTTTTGTTGCTGAATCTATTGTTTTTTTATTTTCACCACTCATCTATCCCTCCAATTTGGTAACCACATTCTCTATTTCTTTTGTTAAAAATTCACTTTTATCCGAAATTATACCCCTATTTTTTTCAAATGCTTCGTTATATGCTATGTATTGAATTATTTTATCTTCGCCTAAATTTTGTTTAAGGAATTCTTTGTCTTTTTCATTACGAATCTTATTTGCAACTATTGAAATTTTCTTTATACCTAGCGAACTTGCGAGAGAAATTATCCGTTTTGCTGTTTCAACGCTCGGTGCTGTCGGTTCCGTAACGATTAGAATAACATTAACCGCTTTTGCTGTCCCGCGGGTTAAATGCTCGATACCCGCTTCCATATCCATTAAAAGCACTTCATTTTCTTTAAGTAAAAGATGGCTTACGAGCGTCTTTGCAAAAGCATTTTCCGGGCAAAAACAGCCACTGCTGGCAGGTTTGACCTTTCCTAAAACAAGAAGGTGAATACCTTTATACTCGACAGAGAATTCTGACGGTATATCATCAACTTTAGGATTCATCTTAAAAAAAACCGCCGGACCGTCACCGCCGGACTGGGTGCGTTCCTGGATAATATTTTTTAATTCTATTACCGGCTGTAATTTCTCCGGCTGGGGATATCCTAAAATTGTTGCGAGATTTGCATCCGGGTCACAGTCAAGAACCCAGACATCTTTCCCTTTTTTACTCAAAACAATAGCTAAAGCTGCAGTAATTGTTGATTTACCTACACCGCCCTTACCTGTCACTGCAATTTTATTCATTTGAGTGTAATTTTATCAAACAAATAGTTGCTTGTCAACATTTGAAAAACAAAAAGCAAACTCTACATTGACTTTAGAAAATTAGTAACAAAATTGTTCTATAATTCTGGATAAATAAAAGTATTTTTACACTACACAATTACTATCAAACAATATATCAGAAACATATAATGGAAACCACACTAATAAGCCATTTAGAAAGAAGTTGTTTACTTCCCATATCAACAGTAAAAATAGTGGCGCTTTAGAAACAACACCAAACTGAAATCCGAATAACCCACTTTCGACAATAAAGTAAAAAATATATCCGAATATTCCTCCATATAAAAACGCCTTTTTTTGTGTAGTTCTACGCCATTTAGCAAGGGCATAGACAACCAGATAGAAAATTAAATATGCAGGAAACGTGGAAGCCAGATCAACATAAAGGCTACTAAATGTTGTTGGATCTATCATGTACCATAATACTTCTTCAGTCAAACCAAAAAGAGTTCCAACAACAATAATAGTAATAAAATCTCTTTTAACAATTCGGCGAAGTGCAAATCTCAACTGTTTTCTAAAAATGTAAATCAGTATCATGAATAGCATTTGGGCTATGCCTGCAATCGACCCTATTAAAACCAAAAAACCAA
This window harbors:
- the cooS gene encoding anaerobic carbon-monoxide dehydrogenase catalytic subunit, which gives rise to MSGENKKTIDSATKDMLNVSCQKAITTAFDRYEAMEPECGFGQLGVCCRNCVMGPCRIDPFGEGNTEGICGANADTIAARNLVRMIAAGGAAHTDHGRDVAHTLLKTAEGKTKGYGIKGEEKLLNLAKELSINTESRKIEEIAHDVAEKFLSEFGQQEGELDLTHRAPQKRQDLWRKNKIMPRGIDKEIVELMNRTTMGVDSDYKNILQQGMRASLSNGWGGSMIATDLQDVLFGSPTPIRSVSNLGVIKEDEVNIIVHGHEPLLSDVVVTASQDKELLELAKSYGAKGINLAGICCTANEILMRRGIPIAGNFLQQELAIITGAVEVFITDVQCVMPALGKLAGCFHTKVVSTSPKAKFPGVEHIEFSEEEALPIAKKIVRLAIENYKNRKKELVNIPKEKMELVAGFTTEYIFKMLGGKYRATYRPLNDAIISGRLRGAVGIVGCNNPKVKHDWAHIELTKELLKNDVLVVTTGCSAIASAKAGLLLPEAAKKYAGKGLQEICEAVGIPPVLHMGACVDISRILTTLCNVLTEGGLGEDISDLPVAAAAPEWMSEKAVCIGFYAIASGIYTVLGLPLPIMGGKNLTKYLTDDIENIVGGKFAFEPDPIKAAKLIIEHLDKKRAALKLKPMMY
- a CDS encoding P-loop NTPase, whose protein sequence is MNKIAVTGKGGVGKSTITAALAIVLSKKGKDVWVLDCDPDANLATILGYPQPEKLQPVIELKNIIQERTQSGGDGPAVFFKMNPKVDDIPSEFSVEYKGIHLLVLGKVKPASSGCFCPENAFAKTLVSHLLLKENEVLLMDMEAGIEHLTRGTAKAVNVILIVTEPTAPSVETAKRIISLASSLGIKKISIVANKIRNEKDKEFLKQNLGEDKIIQYIAYNEAFEKNRGIISDKSEFLTKEIENVVTKLEG